One genomic window of Vibrio ziniensis includes the following:
- the rph gene encoding ribonuclease PH — protein MRPDNRAADQVRPIKITRQYTAYAEGSVLVEFGNTKVLCNASVEEGVPRWLKGQGKGWVTAEYGMLPRATHSRTRREATSGKQGGRTMEIQRLIARSLRAVVDLEAMPEVMITVDCDVIQADGGTRTASITGASVALADAFTKLVADGRLKKNPMKGHVAAVSVGILGDEVLCDLEYVEDSAADTDMNVVMTEEGKMIEIQGTAEGEPFSHEQLLDLLAVAKKGIADIVQVQKATLEN, from the coding sequence ATGCGTCCAGACAATCGTGCTGCAGATCAAGTTCGTCCAATTAAAATCACTCGTCAGTACACGGCATATGCAGAAGGCTCTGTGTTAGTTGAATTTGGCAATACTAAAGTGCTGTGCAACGCGAGCGTTGAAGAGGGCGTGCCACGCTGGTTGAAAGGCCAGGGTAAAGGTTGGGTAACGGCGGAATACGGCATGTTGCCACGCGCAACGCACTCACGTACTCGTCGTGAAGCAACTAGCGGTAAGCAGGGCGGTCGTACTATGGAAATCCAACGTCTGATTGCACGTAGCTTACGTGCGGTTGTTGATTTGGAAGCAATGCCAGAAGTGATGATTACCGTTGACTGTGATGTTATCCAAGCGGACGGTGGTACTCGTACTGCTTCAATCACTGGTGCCAGTGTGGCGCTAGCAGACGCGTTCACTAAGTTGGTTGCTGATGGCCGTCTGAAAAAGAACCCAATGAAAGGTCATGTTGCAGCCGTATCTGTAGGCATTCTAGGTGATGAGGTACTTTGTGACCTTGAGTATGTCGAAGATTCAGCAGCGGATACCGACATGAACGTTGTTATGACGGAAGAAGGTAAGATGATCGAAATCCAGGGTACAGCGGAAGGCGAACCGTTTAGCCACGAACAGCTACTTGATCTGCTTGCCGTTGCCAAGAAAGGCATTGCCGATATCGTTCAGGTTCAGAAGGCAACGTTAGAAAATTGA
- a CDS encoding YicC/YloC family endoribonuclease, whose protein sequence is MIYSMTAYARKEVKGDWGSAVWEIRSVNQRYLETYFRLPEQFRSLEPVLRERFRQSLARGKVECNLRFEANPAAQSELRINEALAHQVIKAAGQVMHMTGELTRINPFQVMQWPGVMETPEQDMDVINQTLLEAFDEAVKEFIDARAREGENMKELIEQRLVAISDEVVKVRARMPEILQWQRDRLFNKFEEAKVELDPTRVEQELILLAQKSDVAEELDRLDSHVKEARNVMKKGGACGRKLDFMMQEFNRESNTLASKSISTDITASGVELKVLIEQMREQIQNIE, encoded by the coding sequence ATGATTTACAGTATGACTGCGTATGCACGCAAAGAAGTCAAAGGCGATTGGGGCAGCGCCGTATGGGAAATTCGTTCGGTAAACCAACGCTACCTCGAAACCTACTTCCGCTTACCTGAACAGTTTCGTAGCCTAGAACCTGTATTGCGTGAGCGTTTTCGTCAGAGTTTAGCGCGCGGTAAAGTCGAATGTAACCTACGTTTTGAAGCGAATCCAGCAGCGCAAAGTGAGCTAAGAATCAACGAAGCACTGGCACACCAAGTGATTAAAGCGGCAGGCCAAGTGATGCACATGACTGGCGAGCTAACACGCATTAATCCATTCCAAGTGATGCAATGGCCGGGCGTGATGGAAACTCCAGAGCAAGATATGGACGTTATTAACCAAACTCTGCTTGAAGCATTCGACGAAGCGGTAAAAGAATTCATCGATGCTCGCGCTCGCGAAGGCGAAAACATGAAAGAACTGATTGAGCAACGTCTTGTTGCGATCAGCGATGAAGTGGTTAAAGTGCGCGCACGTATGCCGGAAATTCTGCAATGGCAACGTGATCGCCTGTTTAATAAGTTTGAAGAAGCAAAAGTTGAATTGGACCCGACTCGTGTTGAGCAAGAGCTGATCCTACTGGCGCAAAAATCCGATGTTGCTGAAGAGCTAGACCGCTTAGACTCGCACGTCAAAGAAGCTCGCAATGTGATGAAGAAAGGCGGTGCTTGCGGCCGTAAACTGGACTTCATGATGCAAGAGTTCAACCGTGAATCCAACACACTAGCATCTAAATCGATCAGCACCGATATCACCGCTTCTGGTGTTGAACTGAAAGTGCTTATCGAGCAAATGCGTGAACAAATTCAGAACATAGAATAA
- a CDS encoding acyltransferase family protein, with product MHFRYDINGLRAIAVIAVVLFHFNPAWVPGGFAGVDVFFVISGFLMTGIIFRGLESDDFNLFKFYVARANRIIPALAVLCLVLLVFGWFYLVPPDYQALGKHVASSMGFLSNVVYLRESGYFDAASHEKWLLHTWSLSVEWQFYILYPIALVAFKKFLSLENLKRLIVIGTVLGFVLSVVVTMKLPNSAYYLLPTRAWEMTMGAVAFLYPWRLSERQKKLSELIGLALIIVSYAFVSSDVPWPGHFSLFPVLGAYLIIVSNQQSSLVTNNKAFQYLGKWSYSIYLWHWPIVVVGFYFYSEHFEFVGIFLSIVLGFLSFHFVERVKFPSFEKWLDAIKVKPLYLALIASGLGYFVLTSNPNQYLFPMKVSVLESIERKPYACFDKNMMHESEDVVCKLTEGDRSILAIGDSHSYSSLPAVETLAKNNNLSLYYTGFSGCPPILGVSPIRGDQHLKDCKILNDRAVKFAVDRQVTKVFLAARWTYYTEGTYSKNGVQYLSIASDKKSREVSKRALITGLDATFKAYFDHNIDVILMLQVPMQHSDPDEIFYRSLLNGKVIISKLGKNSISLEEHVRFQKETNHLIETVANKYPNVTIYDPTSDMCLDDHCLVGNEDVSYYFDDDHLSILGASKLVEPLSKILVN from the coding sequence ATGCATTTTAGATATGACATTAATGGATTAAGAGCTATTGCGGTGATAGCAGTGGTTCTTTTCCATTTTAACCCCGCTTGGGTTCCTGGTGGTTTTGCTGGAGTAGATGTGTTCTTTGTTATCTCTGGTTTTTTGATGACGGGGATAATCTTTAGAGGCCTGGAGAGTGATGATTTCAACTTGTTTAAGTTTTATGTAGCTCGTGCGAACAGAATCATTCCTGCTCTTGCTGTTTTATGTTTAGTGCTTTTGGTGTTTGGGTGGTTTTATCTCGTACCTCCAGATTACCAAGCATTGGGTAAACATGTTGCTAGCAGTATGGGTTTTCTTTCTAACGTAGTCTATTTGAGAGAGTCAGGATATTTTGATGCAGCCTCACATGAGAAATGGCTATTGCATACATGGTCATTGTCCGTAGAGTGGCAGTTCTACATTCTCTATCCAATCGCTTTAGTTGCATTTAAGAAGTTTTTGTCTTTAGAAAACTTAAAACGATTAATCGTAATTGGAACTGTTTTAGGTTTTGTTCTAAGTGTTGTTGTGACAATGAAGTTGCCAAATTCAGCTTACTATCTTCTTCCTACAAGGGCGTGGGAAATGACGATGGGTGCTGTTGCTTTTCTTTATCCTTGGCGTTTATCTGAACGCCAAAAGAAGCTATCTGAACTTATAGGTTTAGCTCTAATTATCGTTTCATATGCTTTTGTGTCCAGCGATGTTCCATGGCCTGGTCATTTTTCTTTATTTCCCGTTTTGGGCGCTTATCTGATCATTGTTTCGAATCAACAATCAAGTCTAGTAACTAACAACAAAGCCTTTCAATACTTAGGTAAGTGGTCATATTCCATTTACTTATGGCACTGGCCTATTGTAGTTGTAGGCTTCTACTTTTACTCTGAACACTTTGAGTTTGTTGGTATATTTCTATCTATAGTTCTAGGTTTTTTAAGTTTTCACTTTGTTGAAAGGGTAAAGTTTCCATCCTTTGAAAAGTGGTTAGATGCGATTAAAGTTAAACCTTTGTATTTGGCATTAATTGCTAGTGGGCTTGGTTATTTTGTGTTGACCTCTAACCCTAATCAGTATCTCTTTCCAATGAAAGTATCAGTCCTTGAATCAATAGAACGTAAGCCTTATGCATGTTTTGATAAAAATATGATGCATGAAAGTGAAGATGTTGTGTGTAAGTTAACAGAGGGAGATCGGTCGATTCTTGCTATTGGCGACTCTCACTCATACTCATCACTTCCTGCTGTTGAAACTCTTGCTAAAAATAATAATTTGTCGCTTTATTATACTGGGTTTAGTGGTTGCCCTCCAATTTTAGGAGTGTCTCCAATTAGAGGAGATCAGCATTTAAAAGATTGCAAAATCTTGAATGACAGAGCCGTAAAGTTTGCTGTTGATAGACAGGTGACAAAGGTCTTTTTAGCTGCTCGATGGACTTACTATACGGAAGGGACATATTCAAAAAACGGAGTTCAATACTTATCTATTGCTAGTGATAAAAAAAGCCGCGAAGTATCAAAAAGAGCTTTGATTACGGGACTTGACGCAACCTTTAAAGCTTATTTTGATCACAATATAGATGTTATTTTGATGCTTCAGGTTCCTATGCAACATTCTGATCCAGATGAGATTTTTTACCGTTCATTGCTAAACGGAAAAGTGATAATTTCAAAGTTAGGTAAAAACTCAATCTCTTTAGAAGAACACGTAAGATTTCAAAAGGAAACTAATCATTTAATTGAGACAGTGGCAAATAAGTATCCCAATGTTACTATTTACGACCCGACCTCTGATATGTGCTTAGATGATCATTGTTTGGTAGGAAATGAAGATGTTTCTTACTATTTTGATGATGACCATCTTTCTATATTAGGGGCTAGTAAGCTAGTAGAGCCACTAAGTAAAATACTGGTTAATTAA
- a CDS encoding winged helix-turn-helix domain-containing protein, which yields MDANDIKIKCSEEGGSYFIIIDDVRYKCSYAESAILSTLLQNKGNFYSRDELAVIGWPGKLVSKNSVPVSMANLRKIFKNHTKLDVIENEKNKGYIITIDKIKLIPTEEAEVKDDKLDLTNVKITKPVLVNTDRKTKLTHIKSLISRGLAYPLFFVNMVFLLLVLFHNRSDLEPIQLSLTNSDRYIAVSTNDNNFLAKLNKDKINKQTEHHSFTNIASDLMLAKQEDKNIIFINSLGDRVIIDCLVNDKLESYSGDDIETIISELNEKGCEL from the coding sequence ATGGATGCTAACGATATAAAGATAAAATGTAGTGAAGAAGGGGGTAGCTACTTCATTATTATCGACGACGTCAGATATAAATGTTCGTATGCGGAGTCAGCTATTTTGAGTACGCTGTTGCAGAACAAAGGCAATTTCTACTCCAGAGATGAATTGGCTGTAATTGGTTGGCCTGGGAAATTAGTGTCAAAGAATTCAGTCCCGGTTTCTATGGCCAACCTTAGAAAGATTTTCAAGAATCATACAAAACTAGATGTTATCGAAAATGAAAAGAACAAGGGCTATATCATCACTATTGATAAAATAAAATTGATACCTACGGAAGAAGCCGAAGTAAAAGATGATAAGCTTGACCTAACTAACGTTAAAATTACAAAACCTGTATTAGTCAATACAGACAGAAAAACCAAGCTAACTCACATTAAGAGCTTAATATCAAGAGGTTTGGCCTATCCTCTTTTTTTTGTAAATATGGTTTTTCTGCTATTAGTCCTTTTTCATAACAGAAGTGATTTAGAACCTATCCAGTTAAGCCTTACAAATAGTGATAGATATATTGCTGTTTCTACGAATGATAATAATTTTTTAGCCAAATTAAATAAAGATAAAATCAATAAACAGACTGAACATCATAGTTTTACTAACATTGCGAGCGATCTAATGTTGGCAAAGCAAGAAGATAAAAATATAATTTTTATCAATTCATTAGGTGATCGAGTGATTATAGATTGTTTGGTTAATGATAAATTAGAGTCCTATTCTGGAGATGATATTGAAACGATAATAAGTGAATTGAACGAAAAAGGGTGTGAGCTATGA
- a CDS encoding outer membrane beta-barrel protein, producing MIKYTLAAAAVITLLSGAAQAELSNFDGLTVSGSVVGQSINLDGDKKINGEDSMLSNGFGVQFDYSVNKIVGVTGGYTKTSLDDSNFKNVDTDTERFYSGVNLGYRFEGQQWAVKPFGAIGFNTIEYKSSTTSSSETYNKVYVGTGAAVSYKQLTATLETDASALEDDVIFVESRLTLGYRF from the coding sequence ATGATTAAATATACTTTAGCGGCAGCAGCAGTTATCACCCTTTTATCTGGTGCAGCACAAGCGGAACTATCTAATTTTGATGGTCTGACTGTATCAGGATCTGTTGTCGGCCAATCAATCAACCTAGATGGTGATAAAAAAATCAACGGTGAAGATTCGATGCTATCCAATGGATTTGGTGTACAGTTTGATTATAGCGTCAATAAAATTGTTGGAGTTACAGGTGGCTATACTAAAACATCACTCGACGATTCTAATTTCAAAAATGTAGATACAGACACCGAACGTTTTTATTCAGGTGTAAACCTTGGCTACCGCTTTGAAGGACAACAATGGGCAGTGAAACCTTTTGGAGCAATAGGTTTCAATACGATTGAGTATAAATCTTCTACCACTAGTTCAAGTGAAACATATAACAAAGTTTATGTAGGAACTGGTGCAGCAGTTAGCTACAAACAACTCACCGCTACGTTGGAGACAGACGCAAGTGCATTGGAAGATGATGTTATCTTTGTTGAATCGCGCCTGACCCTGGGTTACCGCTTCTAG
- a CDS encoding GGDEF domain-containing protein has translation MQLGSRILVALFTMCCAIAVHAQVHPIEWNENTSSLVDFQMEYFVDGSEVMPISEVVKQPFIESTNKISLGTKAIKTWARINIQNTSAHSQTVFLHHPYAYHNRQVGLYEVVDNRILPPRRLDLDDPDTFQWMYGGAAVFNIELLPGQNKTLYLDSVSFSHQWFSINLYNSEFSQRALIGSFTDIALLVGMLLALIIYNLLLFIYSRQKENLFYACYLISGAIWIALSYGLFAEVFHFFGSKTLHWHLTLMTMPIFLILFMMAIFETRKQYPKEHLALMLVLILLCIEFCYGMIDIVAALRYSSSLAALMMLITLSVSISLVVKRHPVAWYFLIGHSLFIGFNALAVLYYQGRIEFNYVTSHGVGIGIMLEALVLALIIAYRIRLLEEIKASQEELKQQASTDPLTQLYNRRHFHLTAGREYAHALLSHEPMSVIICDIDWFKQINDQYGHTVGDKVIVEVANTLKKVARKRDIAARYGGEEYILLLPNTDIVEARICAERIRREVAELKPFETDEQRLSVTISLGVAAVSLKQPLEKSIKLADDALYRAKSSGRNQVNVMDTNVLAHS, from the coding sequence ATGCAGTTGGGATCTCGCATTTTGGTCGCGCTATTCACAATGTGCTGTGCGATAGCTGTACATGCACAAGTCCATCCCATTGAATGGAATGAAAATACTTCATCATTGGTCGATTTTCAGATGGAGTACTTTGTTGATGGCTCTGAAGTCATGCCTATTTCAGAAGTGGTTAAACAGCCCTTCATTGAATCTACCAATAAAATTTCTCTCGGTACGAAGGCCATTAAAACTTGGGCCAGAATCAATATCCAGAACACCAGCGCCCATTCACAGACCGTCTTCCTCCATCACCCTTATGCTTATCACAACCGACAAGTGGGCCTCTATGAAGTGGTGGATAACCGCATCCTACCGCCACGCCGATTAGATTTGGATGACCCAGACACTTTCCAATGGATGTACGGTGGTGCAGCGGTATTCAATATCGAACTGCTGCCAGGGCAAAACAAAACCTTATATCTTGATAGTGTCTCTTTTTCCCATCAGTGGTTTTCCATTAATTTATACAATAGTGAATTCTCACAACGCGCTTTGATTGGCAGCTTTACCGACATTGCATTACTGGTTGGCATGTTGCTGGCGCTGATCATTTATAACTTATTGTTGTTCATCTACTCTCGGCAAAAAGAGAACTTATTCTACGCCTGTTACCTTATCTCAGGAGCTATTTGGATAGCCCTTTCATACGGATTATTTGCCGAGGTATTCCATTTTTTCGGCTCGAAAACCCTGCATTGGCATTTAACTCTGATGACGATGCCAATATTTTTGATCCTATTTATGATGGCGATTTTCGAAACCCGAAAACAGTACCCGAAAGAACACCTAGCGTTAATGCTGGTGTTAATACTGCTCTGTATTGAGTTCTGCTACGGCATGATAGATATTGTCGCTGCTCTGCGTTATTCAAGCAGCTTAGCGGCCTTGATGATGCTCATCACTCTGAGTGTAAGTATTTCACTGGTCGTAAAACGGCATCCTGTAGCTTGGTATTTCTTGATCGGTCATAGCTTATTCATCGGTTTTAATGCGCTGGCCGTTCTCTATTATCAAGGGCGGATCGAATTTAATTATGTTACCAGCCACGGCGTAGGCATTGGCATCATGCTGGAAGCTTTAGTGTTGGCATTGATTATTGCTTATCGAATTCGACTGCTAGAAGAGATTAAGGCCTCACAAGAGGAGCTAAAACAGCAAGCCTCCACCGATCCGCTCACCCAGCTCTACAACCGACGTCATTTCCACCTTACGGCTGGACGTGAGTATGCTCATGCTTTGCTGTCTCATGAACCTATGTCTGTCATCATTTGTGATATCGATTGGTTTAAGCAGATTAATGACCAATATGGACATACCGTCGGTGATAAGGTGATTGTCGAAGTAGCTAACACCTTGAAGAAAGTCGCGCGAAAAAGAGACATTGCAGCTCGCTACGGTGGCGAGGAATACATCCTATTACTACCCAATACCGACATAGTAGAAGCTCGAATATGTGCTGAACGAATCCGTAGAGAAGTCGCAGAATTAAAGCCATTCGAGACTGATGAGCAACGCTTGAGTGTGACGATAAGTTTAGGGGTTGCAGCGGTATCACTGAAACAGCCACTAGAGAAATCGATAAAACTGGCGGACGACGCTTTATACAGAGCCAAAAGCAGCGGTCGAAACCAAGTTAATGTCATGGACACTAATGTGTTGGCACATTCTTAA
- a CDS encoding YhgN family NAAT transporter, protein MDILSAATLLFLIMDPLGNLPIFLSILKHIDAKRRRIVLIREMLFALAILMLFLFAGQSIMDFLHVQPETLSISGGIILFIIAIKMIFPSAGSITGLAAGEEPFIVPLAIPLIAGPTVIATLLLLSSQNPTQLLELSAAVMIAWTGTSVILMFNGFFHKILGERGLKAVERLMGLLLVMISTQMFLDGIKSYVGM, encoded by the coding sequence ATGGACATCTTATCTGCAGCAACATTGTTATTTTTAATCATGGATCCTTTGGGCAATCTGCCCATTTTTTTATCGATCCTGAAACACATTGATGCTAAACGCAGACGTATTGTTCTGATTCGAGAAATGCTGTTTGCCCTTGCGATTTTGATGCTGTTCCTATTCGCAGGCCAGTCGATCATGGACTTTTTGCATGTGCAGCCAGAAACGCTGAGCATCTCGGGCGGTATTATTCTTTTCATCATCGCGATTAAGATGATCTTCCCTAGTGCTGGTAGTATTACCGGTTTAGCAGCGGGTGAAGAGCCGTTTATCGTTCCTCTTGCGATTCCTTTGATTGCAGGTCCAACCGTGATTGCGACTCTGCTGTTGTTATCGAGTCAAAACCCAACCCAATTGTTAGAGCTATCAGCCGCCGTCATGATTGCCTGGACGGGCACATCGGTCATCCTGATGTTCAATGGTTTCTTCCATAAAATCCTTGGTGAACGCGGCCTAAAAGCAGTAGAAAGACTGATGGGCTTGCTACTGGTGATGATTTCCACCCAAATGTTCCTCGATGGCATTAAAAGCTACGTAGGGATGTAA
- a CDS encoding YecH family metal-binding protein — protein MEQQIHAHKILNQLKVQPMTEEQLRHFIATEFGSQALFRTCKLNGMDVEALLTFFQAQHKVLIKDGIWHLNQAEICQH, from the coding sequence GTGGAACAACAAATTCACGCCCATAAAATTCTCAATCAGTTAAAGGTACAACCTATGACTGAGGAGCAACTGCGTCATTTCATTGCGACTGAATTTGGCTCTCAAGCTCTTTTCCGTACCTGTAAACTTAATGGAATGGATGTCGAAGCGTTACTTACATTCTTTCAAGCTCAGCACAAAGTGTTGATTAAAGACGGTATCTGGCATTTAAATCAGGCAGAAATTTGCCAGCATTAA
- a CDS encoding lysoplasmalogenase yields MGMLGWISALISGFVSISAFENNKTKLAIVFNTLCLGLLSFMVINQQNDGSVASLWVLAGLVVSAIADIYRIQQKQAKACFSAFLVVQLFYSKAFWIQLTGPMIWWLPALLIAASIVAFFLLLPQIDTLIFPVTVMGMMLLQMTGASGEVWITNPTPSSLLGFIGSLSFIVSAIILAIHDYRQPLRYGNALISGCYLLAQGLIVASVVI; encoded by the coding sequence ATAGGCATGTTGGGCTGGATTTCGGCTTTAATCTCTGGATTTGTCAGCATATCTGCGTTTGAAAATAATAAAACGAAACTGGCTATAGTGTTTAATACACTATGCTTAGGCTTGTTGTCGTTCATGGTGATAAATCAGCAAAATGATGGGTCGGTAGCATCTCTATGGGTTCTTGCCGGCTTAGTTGTATCTGCAATTGCCGACATTTATCGAATTCAACAAAAGCAGGCGAAAGCTTGTTTTAGTGCTTTTCTCGTGGTACAGCTTTTTTACAGCAAAGCGTTTTGGATTCAACTTACCGGACCAATGATCTGGTGGTTGCCTGCTTTGCTTATTGCTGCCAGTATCGTTGCCTTTTTCCTGCTGTTACCTCAAATCGATACTTTGATTTTCCCCGTCACCGTAATGGGAATGATGTTGCTGCAGATGACAGGGGCATCTGGAGAGGTATGGATTACTAACCCAACACCTTCTTCATTGCTTGGTTTTATCGGTAGCCTTAGCTTTATTGTTTCGGCAATCATTCTCGCGATTCATGACTACCGCCAGCCATTACGTTATGGCAACGCATTAATTAGCGGCTGCTATCTGCTGGCGCAGGGCTTAATCGTCGCTTCTGTTGTTATTTAA
- a CDS encoding DUF4145 domain-containing protein has protein sequence MSDIEQVVLRTRKLEKLLRQQYHARGKGLHQLITSCEERLPHDVIAKLRFVATIRNKVVHEDRYKLEDRKAFLSVCNECEKELTPRSSRFVWRVVISLVMFVTMIALVFYYLHWEELAKHIQ, from the coding sequence ATGTCAGATATAGAACAAGTGGTTCTTCGCACTAGAAAATTAGAAAAATTATTGCGTCAACAGTATCACGCACGAGGCAAAGGCTTACATCAATTGATCACTAGCTGCGAAGAACGTTTACCTCATGATGTTATTGCGAAACTTCGTTTTGTCGCAACCATACGCAACAAAGTGGTACATGAAGACCGCTATAAACTTGAAGATCGCAAAGCTTTTCTATCGGTATGTAATGAATGTGAAAAAGAGCTAACGCCTCGCAGCAGCCGCTTTGTTTGGAGAGTTGTTATTTCATTGGTGATGTTTGTGACCATGATAGCACTTGTTTTCTACTATCTTCATTGGGAAGAACTGGCTAAACACATTCAGTAA
- a CDS encoding DUF2500 domain-containing protein, which translates to MQISLLATLIILLVVAVLLFSRFYQRHMQGEHAPEKQAQVTILDKQSIAVDNPFIGEDDQEFWIYVQKGRLGPKREFQVGMHYFHAINPGDKGILTYRGTQFIHFSLLR; encoded by the coding sequence ATGCAGATTTCTTTGCTTGCTACTCTCATCATACTGCTCGTGGTGGCGGTATTGCTCTTTTCTCGCTTCTACCAACGCCATATGCAAGGTGAGCATGCCCCAGAAAAACAGGCTCAAGTGACCATTTTAGATAAACAGTCCATTGCGGTAGACAATCCTTTCATCGGTGAGGATGACCAAGAGTTTTGGATTTACGTGCAAAAAGGGCGACTCGGTCCCAAAAGAGAGTTCCAAGTGGGTATGCATTACTTTCATGCCATCAACCCTGGTGACAAAGGTATACTCACCTATCGAGGAACTCAGTTCATTCATTTTTCCTTGTTACGTTAA
- a CDS encoding acyltransferase: MTKRVIFFDLMRCVAAVAVIAIHVLAPYRELQNSIPYGEWLTAVTVNGMTRWAVPVFILISGALMLSDTRPFDFGYYVKRRLGKVLVPFIVWSLFYAYLSGWSANGFDSSLALDVFKNSPHHETYYHLGFFYYFIPLYFVIPVLQWLMKRTDDTAWYVYLGLWLLTTTLFLFHIDGPWSYEIWLYTGYLPLGYLLYKKLPINPFTVGITIILGSISFYFTVNSVVELSLANGEYSVGRWFSYKTLNVVVAASMIFVLCRAFGESLSDGAKKVVNLISQNSLGIYLLHPIFLWPMKEFGWYQGHPAWVIPLWILISGAASLAVSWLLSQSSKTRWLLP, encoded by the coding sequence ATGACCAAACGAGTGATATTTTTTGACTTGATGCGCTGTGTTGCTGCGGTAGCGGTGATTGCGATTCATGTCTTAGCGCCTTATCGAGAGCTGCAAAACTCAATCCCTTATGGTGAATGGCTGACCGCAGTTACGGTTAACGGTATGACTCGCTGGGCTGTGCCAGTATTTATTTTGATTTCTGGTGCTCTGATGCTGAGCGATACCAGACCTTTCGACTTTGGCTATTATGTAAAAAGGCGTCTTGGCAAAGTGTTGGTGCCTTTTATCGTGTGGTCTTTGTTCTATGCTTATCTGTCAGGGTGGAGTGCTAACGGCTTTGACTCATCGCTAGCATTAGACGTGTTTAAGAATAGTCCGCATCACGAAACCTATTACCACCTGGGTTTCTTCTACTATTTCATTCCACTTTATTTTGTTATCCCAGTGCTGCAATGGCTGATGAAACGTACTGATGATACGGCTTGGTATGTTTATCTCGGGCTATGGCTTTTAACCACTACCTTGTTCTTATTCCACATTGATGGTCCTTGGAGCTATGAGATTTGGCTGTATACCGGCTACTTACCGCTTGGCTATCTGCTGTATAAAAAGCTACCAATTAATCCGTTTACTGTTGGGATTACTATCATCCTTGGTAGCATCTCTTTCTACTTTACGGTTAATTCTGTAGTGGAACTGAGCCTCGCTAATGGCGAGTACAGTGTTGGGCGTTGGTTCTCATACAAAACGCTTAATGTCGTGGTCGCGGCGAGCATGATTTTTGTATTGTGCCGAGCGTTTGGTGAATCATTATCAGACGGTGCGAAGAAAGTGGTGAATTTGATCAGCCAAAATAGTCTGGGCATTTATTTGCTCCATCCTATTTTTCTTTGGCCGATGAAAGAGTTCGGCTGGTATCAAGGACACCCTGCATGGGTTATACCCTTATGGATACTGATTAGCGGAGCGGCTTCGTTGGCCGTCAGTTGGCTATTATCTCAGTCGTCTAAGACACGCTGGTTACTTCCTTGA